The genomic stretch GGCCATGTCTGGTCTCGGGCTTTTCGCCTTGCTGGCCATGGGCCACTTCGTTGCCGACTTCGGCCTCCAGAGTGATCGGATGGCCGTGGAGAAATGTCCGGGGAAGGATCACACCCTTTCCTGGCCCTGGTGGCTGCTCGCCCATTCCGGCATTCATGCCTTCATCGTCACCTGGCTCACGGGAGTGGTCTGGCTCGGTCTGGCCGAGTGGGGGATTCACGCCCTGATCGATTACGGCAAGTGCCGCCACCGCTATGGGCTTGGGGTGGATCAATTGCTGCACATGGCCTGCAAGCTGATCTGGGTGCTGATTCTGGTGATCCTCGCGCCTGTGGGCTCCGGTGGGTTGCTGCAGGCTTTCCCCCGCTGAGCGGGGATCAGCCTGTGGAGTCCGGTGTTGGGCCTGAGCGTCCCTGGCCGATCACCAGCAACCGATCCATCGCCTTGCTCAGGCAGTAATTGAGGGGTTTGAACTCCGACTCCAGCCGGTTCAGTTGATCGGTGTCGCCCCGCTCGCTGGCGGCGATGCCATCGAGCAGCAGGCCGATCACCTCATTGCTGCGCATGCAGCGCTGGCTCACCAGCGCCAGCATCTCCATGGCCAGGTCGATATCGAAAAGCAGGGTCTTGAGGAAGTTGTCAACGCTCACCTCCACCAGCTCGGCGGGGCCCTCCACAACCCGCACATCCGCGGAGTGCTGGCCTGAGCCGAACAGACCCATCTCCCCCAGCAATTCCTCGGCCTCGATCACCGCGAGGGTGTGGGGTTCGGGCTCGGTGAGGCGGATCTGAATCGCCACCTTCCCTTTGGTGAGCAGCATCAGGCTGTCGGCCGGAGCTCCCTGGCTCATCACCAGATCGCCGCTGGCGGCCTGGCGGATCACCGGTGCCAGTTCGTCGTGGTGGATGTCCAGCAGCAGTTTCATCCGCTCCCTCACCACCTTCAACTGCGGTTCGTCGCCCCACATGGATCGCTCCTCTCAGGTCTGCAGGTAGGTGCTCTGGCGGAGGCTGTTCTGCAGATGGGCCATCAGCCGGCCGGCGTCGGGCACCGTGAGGGTGCCGCGGTGAATGGCAGCCTCGCTGGCCACCCGCAGGCGCTCGAGCAGGGTCTCGGGGTCGTGTTCCATCGCTTTGAGCACCTCCGCGTTGCTGTTGCCCCGCACCACATGGTCGACCCGGTAGCGGCCATTGGCACCCAGACGGATATGGACTGCATTGGTGCTGCCGAACAGGTTGTGCAGGTTGCCCATCACTTCCTGGTAGGCGCCGCCGAGAAACAGGCCGATCCAGTAGGGCTCACCCTCCCGCAGCTCATGGAGTTCCAGCAGCGGTTTGGCCTGGCCGGGGCCGATGAAGCGGGCCAGCTTGCCGTCGGAATCGCAGGTGAGATCAGCGAAGCTGCCCAGACGGCTGGGGCGCTCATCGAGCCGGTGGATGGGCATCACCGGGAAGAGCTGATCGATGGCCCAGGTGTCGGGAGCGGAGCGGAAGATCGAGAGGTTGGCGTAGTAAGTGCCCGCCAGGGAGGCCTGCAGCGCCTTGAGGTCGTCGGGGATGGGGGTGGCCGCGCTCCAGCTCTCCAGCTGCGTGGCGATCGCCTGGCAGCAGGCCCAGTAGAGCTGCTCGGCCGCTCCCCGCTCGGTGAGGCTGAGGTAGCCCAGCCGGAAGGCGGAGAGGGCGTCCTGCTTGAACTTGATCGCG from Synechococcus sp. CBW1107 encodes the following:
- a CDS encoding cyclic nucleotide-binding domain-containing protein, which codes for MKLLLDIHHDELAPVIRQAASGDLVMSQGAPADSLMLLTKGKVAIQIRLTEPEPHTLAVIEAEELLGEMGLFGSGQHSADVRVVEGPAELVEVSVDNFLKTLLFDIDLAMEMLALVSQRCMRSNEVIGLLLDGIAASERGDTDQLNRLESEFKPLNYCLSKAMDRLLVIGQGRSGPTPDSTG
- a CDS encoding DUF3307 domain-containing protein, with product MASDGAQAMSGLGLFALLAMGHFVADFGLQSDRMAVEKCPGKDHTLSWPWWLLAHSGIHAFIVTWLTGVVWLGLAEWGIHALIDYGKCRHRYGLGVDQLLHMACKLIWVLILVILAPVGSGGLLQAFPR